The Megasphaera stantonii genome includes a window with the following:
- a CDS encoding PaaI family thioesterase, protein MEADVQALDDELQRNPFDQFMDFHVIAADKQLTVLEFQNKGTKWDNPNGTLYGGVLYSMSASAMETACAVYGKAVLTLDLSMNFLRPAFSNTVIRAETRVIHNGHTTMVALCDLYDNNDRYLAHGKGTFFVTGPYAFGGGEGHDR, encoded by the coding sequence ATGGAGGCTGATGTACAGGCCTTGGATGACGAATTGCAGAGAAATCCTTTCGATCAGTTTATGGATTTCCACGTCATTGCAGCAGATAAACAACTGACGGTGTTAGAGTTTCAAAACAAAGGGACGAAATGGGATAATCCCAACGGCACCTTGTACGGCGGCGTCCTGTATTCCATGTCGGCTTCCGCGATGGAAACGGCCTGCGCCGTGTATGGAAAAGCCGTGCTCACGTTGGATTTGTCCATGAATTTTCTTCGTCCTGCTTTTTCCAATACGGTCATCCGCGCTGAAACGCGGGTCATTCACAACGGCCATACGACGATGGTTGCCTTGTGCGACCTGTATGACAACAACGACCGGTATTTAGCTCATGGAAAGGGCACGTTTTTTGTAACCGGACCCTATGCGTTTGGAGGTGGAGAGGGACATGACCGCTGA
- a CDS encoding PaaI family thioesterase: MTADKPIDVDVNAELQRRLSRIYSDMRDPKHYFKNLPCKIEDFAEGWVRLKFEITPNLCNYRGIASGGVLAAFCDTLMGMASRTLGYKVTTLEINMNYIRRVNSGESLNGVGQVVHHGGKTIVVECECFNEQGAVVVKGRSSFYIIGML, translated from the coding sequence ATGACCGCTGATAAACCCATAGATGTAGATGTGAACGCAGAGCTGCAGAGACGGCTTAGCCGCATTTATTCAGATATGCGGGACCCGAAGCACTATTTTAAAAATCTTCCCTGCAAGATCGAAGATTTCGCCGAAGGTTGGGTGCGTCTTAAATTTGAAATTACGCCGAATCTATGCAATTACCGGGGCATCGCCTCGGGCGGCGTTTTGGCTGCGTTCTGCGATACCCTGATGGGTATGGCGAGCCGTACGCTGGGCTACAAGGTTACGACGCTGGAGATTAATATGAATTATATCCGCCGCGTCAATTCCGGCGAAAGCCTGAACGGCGTCGGCCAGGTCGTTCATCACGGCGGCAAGACGATCGTCGTCGAATGCGAATGTTTTAACGAACAGGGTGCAGTCGTCGTCAAGGGACGGTCTTCTTTTTATATCATTGGCATGCTTTAA
- a CDS encoding D-alanine--D-alanine ligase — MKQKKIAVVVGGPSSEAEVSRNTGAAIAKALTTKGYAVETIELVPERLVETLKEKNIDVVFNALHGRYGEDGVLQGLCEMMGLPYTGPGVMASAVGMSKVVSKCAFQGAGIPTAPFAYYFSAQGLDYIADDIGRRFSLPVVIKSSAQGSTIGTVIVSDASDIRAALDEAFRYGPAIIAEAFLDGEEFTVAVMDDMAMPVIQIVPSTGRYDYYSKYTPGVTKHLCPAPISPELTKKMQDLALQVFHLCQCSGVARVDIMTNSQGEPFVLEINTVPGMTATSLVPDAAIAMGLSFEDLCEKILLEASVGKF; from the coding sequence ATGAAACAGAAAAAAATTGCCGTCGTCGTCGGCGGCCCGTCGTCGGAAGCAGAAGTATCGCGCAATACCGGCGCGGCTATTGCCAAAGCGTTGACGACGAAAGGCTACGCTGTAGAGACGATTGAACTGGTGCCGGAGCGGCTGGTAGAGACGCTTAAGGAAAAAAATATTGACGTCGTATTCAACGCCCTGCACGGCCGGTACGGCGAAGACGGCGTGCTGCAGGGGCTTTGCGAAATGATGGGCCTTCCCTATACGGGTCCCGGCGTCATGGCCAGCGCCGTCGGCATGAGTAAGGTCGTGAGCAAATGCGCTTTTCAGGGCGCCGGTATTCCGACGGCTCCCTTCGCCTATTATTTCTCGGCCCAGGGCTTGGACTATATAGCTGACGATATTGGGCGTCGCTTTTCGCTGCCCGTGGTCATCAAGTCGTCGGCCCAGGGGTCGACGATCGGGACGGTCATCGTCAGCGACGCGTCGGATATTCGGGCGGCTCTGGATGAAGCCTTCCGTTACGGTCCGGCCATCATCGCCGAAGCCTTTCTCGACGGAGAAGAATTTACCGTCGCCGTCATGGACGACATGGCTATGCCGGTCATTCAAATCGTTCCCAGCACGGGGCGGTATGATTACTATTCGAAATATACGCCCGGCGTGACGAAGCATCTCTGCCCGGCGCCGATTTCGCCGGAACTGACGAAGAAAATGCAGGATTTAGCCCTGCAGGTCTTCCACCTGTGCCAGTGCAGCGGCGTCGCCCGCGTCGACATCATGACGAACAGCCAGGGAGAACCGTTCGTCCTGGAAATCAACACCGTGCCCGGCATGACGGCGACGAGCCTCGTGCCTGACGCGGCTATCGCGATGGGATTGTCCTTTGAAGACTTGTGCGAAAAAATTTTATTGGAAGCCTCTGTCGGCAAGTTTTAA
- a CDS encoding D-glycero-alpha-D-manno-heptose-1,7-bisphosphate 7-phosphatase has product MRKAVFFDRDGVLNVDKGYLSRVEDFEWMDGAKEAVAWLTKEGYDVVVVTNQSGVARGYYTEEDVRRLHDWMCRQIEEAGGKVMAVYYCPYLEGAPVKAYDKKSDWRKPAPGMILQAAADWDIDLASSVMIGDMPRDVECGERAGVPSYLFEGGSLLDFVRKVVKEGKCRETI; this is encoded by the coding sequence ATGAGAAAGGCCGTGTTTTTTGACCGCGACGGCGTCCTCAACGTCGACAAGGGTTATTTAAGCCGCGTAGAAGATTTTGAATGGATGGACGGAGCGAAGGAAGCCGTCGCCTGGCTGACGAAAGAAGGCTATGACGTCGTCGTCGTGACGAACCAGAGCGGCGTCGCCCGCGGCTATTATACGGAAGAAGACGTGCGGCGCCTTCACGACTGGATGTGCCGGCAGATTGAAGAAGCCGGCGGCAAGGTCATGGCGGTGTATTACTGCCCGTATTTAGAAGGCGCGCCTGTCAAAGCGTACGATAAAAAGAGCGATTGGCGCAAGCCTGCGCCGGGCATGATTTTGCAGGCGGCAGCCGATTGGGATATTGACCTGGCTTCGTCGGTTATGATCGGCGATATGCCCCGCGACGTGGAGTGCGGCGAACGTGCCGGCGTGCCGTCGTATTTATTTGAAGGCGGTTCTCTGCTCGATTTTGTCCGAAAGGTCGTAAAAGAAGGGAAATGCCGTGAAACCATATAA
- the rfaE1 gene encoding D-glycero-beta-D-manno-heptose-7-phosphate kinase, whose amino-acid sequence MTEGYIDNFLNDALPKLRIAVVGDIMVDRYVFGSVDRISPEAPVPVNKVNRISSVLGGAANVAANLANLDCRVYLAGLVGDDENAALLRGLLDDVGIDGTGMVVRKGHVTTTKVRVLGSRQQMVRLDFEDAVPFEREEEDALAAWLDQRIAQGLDGMILSDYKKGVLTDRMSQLVIERARRAGIPILVDPKGSDWHKYNGADFVTPNIKELGDCCGEKIPNEGQAVVDAARRLHEQYDFAHIMVTRSEKGITVIRKDGKVWNNPATAQEVFDVSGAGDTVAAAFLAAVASHLSIRTSLQVANAAAGIVVTKVGTYPIHRSELLKLWQEWHPNRWAPYKALSWEETAEKIRQWQKQGETVVFTNGCFDILHRGHVLYLQQAAMLGQHLVVGLNSDASVRRLKGETRPLVHEEDRAVLLSALGCVDEVVMFTEDTPAELLSVLRPDILVKGGDYKAEEVVGREYVKRVEIISFEEGYSTTGLVQKIASLAKEGKL is encoded by the coding sequence ATGACTGAAGGGTATATTGATAACTTTTTAAACGATGCATTGCCGAAGCTGCGAATCGCCGTCGTCGGCGATATCATGGTCGACCGTTACGTCTTCGGCAGCGTGGACCGCATTTCTCCGGAAGCGCCTGTGCCGGTCAATAAGGTCAACCGCATTTCATCGGTCCTGGGAGGCGCGGCGAACGTTGCCGCCAACCTGGCGAATTTAGACTGCCGCGTATATTTAGCCGGCTTAGTCGGCGATGATGAAAACGCCGCTCTTCTGCGCGGTCTGCTGGATGACGTCGGCATCGACGGCACGGGGATGGTCGTGCGCAAGGGCCACGTGACGACGACGAAGGTGCGGGTCCTCGGCTCGCGTCAGCAAATGGTACGGCTGGATTTTGAAGACGCCGTCCCCTTTGAACGGGAAGAAGAAGACGCCTTGGCGGCCTGGCTGGATCAGCGCATCGCGCAGGGCTTAGACGGCATGATTTTGTCGGATTATAAAAAAGGCGTTCTGACGGACCGCATGTCCCAGCTGGTTATCGAACGGGCCCGCAGGGCGGGAATTCCCATACTCGTCGACCCGAAGGGCAGCGACTGGCACAAGTACAACGGCGCTGATTTTGTGACGCCTAATATTAAGGAGCTGGGAGACTGCTGCGGCGAGAAGATACCTAACGAAGGCCAGGCCGTCGTGGATGCGGCGCGCAGGCTCCATGAGCAGTATGATTTCGCCCATATCATGGTCACGCGGTCGGAGAAGGGGATTACGGTCATCCGCAAGGATGGCAAGGTATGGAACAATCCGGCGACGGCTCAGGAAGTGTTCGACGTATCAGGCGCCGGTGATACTGTCGCCGCGGCGTTTTTGGCGGCTGTAGCCAGTCATTTGTCGATTCGCACGAGCCTGCAGGTTGCCAATGCGGCGGCAGGCATCGTCGTCACGAAGGTCGGGACCTATCCGATTCACCGCAGCGAGCTGCTGAAGCTGTGGCAGGAATGGCATCCCAATCGCTGGGCTCCGTACAAGGCCTTGAGCTGGGAAGAAACGGCGGAAAAAATACGGCAGTGGCAGAAACAGGGAGAAACGGTCGTCTTTACGAACGGCTGCTTCGACATCCTGCACCGCGGCCACGTCCTGTATCTGCAGCAGGCGGCCATGCTGGGACAGCACCTCGTCGTCGGCTTGAATTCCGACGCGTCGGTACGGCGTCTGAAGGGCGAAACGCGCCCTCTTGTCCACGAGGAGGACCGGGCCGTGCTGCTGAGCGCCCTCGGCTGCGTCGACGAAGTCGTCATGTTTACGGAAGATACGCCGGCAGAGCTGCTCAGCGTGCTGCGGCCGGATATCCTCGTAAAGGGCGGCGACTATAAGGCCGAAGAGGTCGTCGGCAGGGAATATGTAAAACGCGTAGAAATCATATCCTTTGAAGAAGGATATTCTACGACGGGATTAGTACAGAAAATCGCCTCTCTGGCGAAGGAGGGTAAACTATGA
- a CDS encoding cell division protein FtsQ/DivIB yields the protein MKKENYRNYQFTSDTTSRRKPDNAAAFKHTSDVFVPPHLAHDPLDDLYGNRREAERRQQLQEEETRRRKRRIKREKIKKKRKQKRKGRLTAVGIVLFVLLLWVFLRFAAVPFGTLVIQGNETLTTDDIYRAAGVPGYVNVVQLSPDELKNRLEKDLRISSAVVERQFPATIQVTLTERKAAAIVMTMYGFAYVDKDGVVIELEPQIQGVSVPIMTGKKVDTLLLGDTIADPALRAGLEYLQNLPPDVLKHMAEINVGNPDNIIAYTTDSLPVHLGKGDKPVERAAITDELLREVDSNHLLVQYIDTTPGAPAVKSK from the coding sequence ATGAAGAAAGAAAACTATCGTAATTACCAATTTACATCGGATACAACTTCGCGGCGGAAGCCGGACAACGCGGCAGCGTTTAAGCATACGAGCGACGTGTTCGTGCCGCCCCATTTGGCGCATGATCCGCTGGACGATTTGTACGGAAACCGGCGCGAAGCCGAACGGCGGCAGCAGCTGCAGGAAGAAGAAACACGCCGTCGGAAGCGGCGCATAAAGCGCGAGAAGATAAAGAAAAAGCGGAAGCAGAAGCGCAAGGGACGCCTGACGGCTGTCGGCATCGTCCTGTTCGTCCTGCTGCTGTGGGTCTTTCTGCGCTTCGCCGCCGTTCCCTTCGGCACACTGGTCATTCAGGGAAATGAAACGCTGACGACGGATGATATATACCGGGCCGCCGGCGTTCCGGGCTACGTCAACGTCGTGCAGCTGTCGCCGGACGAGCTGAAGAATCGGCTGGAAAAGGATCTGCGCATCAGCAGCGCCGTCGTAGAACGGCAGTTCCCTGCGACGATACAGGTGACGCTGACCGAGCGGAAGGCGGCTGCTATCGTCATGACGATGTACGGCTTTGCCTATGTAGATAAGGACGGCGTCGTCATAGAGTTAGAGCCGCAGATACAGGGCGTATCCGTACCGATTATGACTGGGAAAAAGGTCGATACGCTGCTGCTGGGAGATACCATAGCCGATCCCGCCCTGCGCGCCGGCTTAGAGTATTTGCAGAATTTGCCGCCGGACGTATTGAAGCATATGGCTGAAATCAACGTAGGCAATCCGGACAATATCATTGCCTATACGACGGACTCGCTGCCCGTTCATCTGGGCAAGGGCGATAAGCCCGTCGAACGGGCGGCCATTACTGACGAGCTGCTGAGGGAAGTAGACAGCAACCATTTGCTGGTTCAATATATTGACACGACGCCCGGCGCTCCGGCTGTTAAGAGTAAGTAA
- a CDS encoding outer membrane beta-barrel protein, which produces MKKIVLASVLAALVSVSAVSFAAPIRNPQAGDFKANVNFGFDQEEGDRSAESRFVGGDLTYVLNDKWDIQYINNYTKGDNGNKINEHYVVGNYRLAPYLSIYGGGSYVDTDTWHSGKNSYGYQFGLRGQLPLTDRLQGFASVGVGDDVNSYEIGVGYDITSSWDAHVKYRSASVDVDNYDDDVEGWQVGMGYKF; this is translated from the coding sequence GTGAAAAAGATAGTGTTGGCCAGCGTATTAGCGGCCCTCGTTTCGGTTAGTGCCGTTTCTTTTGCTGCACCTATACGAAATCCTCAGGCTGGTGATTTTAAAGCAAATGTCAACTTCGGGTTTGATCAGGAAGAAGGCGACCGCAGTGCGGAAAGCCGTTTTGTCGGCGGCGATTTGACCTATGTCCTTAATGATAAATGGGATATTCAATATATTAATAACTATACGAAAGGCGATAACGGAAATAAGATCAACGAACATTATGTAGTTGGCAACTATCGCCTGGCGCCATATTTATCCATTTATGGCGGCGGCTCCTATGTCGACACGGATACGTGGCATTCGGGTAAGAATTCGTATGGTTATCAGTTCGGTCTCCGCGGCCAGCTGCCTCTTACAGACCGCCTGCAGGGCTTTGCTTCTGTCGGCGTCGGCGATGACGTTAATTCTTATGAAATCGGCGTCGGCTACGATATTACGTCGAGCTGGGACGCTCATGTAAAATACCGCAGCGCCAGCGTAGACGTGGATAACTACGATGATGACGTAGAAGGCTGGCAGGTCGGTATGGGCTACAAATTCTAA
- the nrdR gene encoding transcriptional regulator NrdR produces the protein MKCPFCKHDDTKVTDSRATDDGRAIRRRRECQSCGRRFTTYEMVEESPLIVIKRNGSRELFDRSKILNGLLRASNKRMITRQQLEDIVSHVERDIRNSLAQEVTSEKIGEMVLDELKSIDEVAYIRFASVYRKFADLESFMAELEHLMGTKKKEAVEEQHDIEE, from the coding sequence ATGAAATGTCCTTTTTGCAAGCATGACGATACCAAAGTAACCGATTCGCGGGCTACGGACGACGGCAGAGCCATTCGCCGCCGCCGGGAGTGCCAGAGCTGCGGCCGGCGGTTTACGACGTACGAGATGGTGGAAGAATCGCCGCTCATCGTCATTAAGCGCAACGGCAGCCGCGAGCTCTTCGACCGCAGCAAGATATTGAACGGTCTGCTGCGGGCCAGCAATAAGCGGATGATAACGCGGCAGCAGCTGGAAGACATCGTTTCTCACGTAGAACGGGATATACGGAATTCTCTGGCTCAGGAAGTCACGAGCGAGAAAATCGGCGAAATGGTCTTGGACGAACTCAAGTCTATCGATGAAGTCGCCTATATCCGCTTCGCGTCGGTATACCGGAAATTTGCCGATTTGGAAAGCTTTATGGCCGAGCTGGAGCATTTGATGGGAACGAAAAAGAAGGAAGCCGTAGAAGAACAGCATGACATTGAGGAGTAA
- the ftsZ gene encoding cell division protein FtsZ, protein MAEFANIKVIGVGGGGNNAVNRMIESGLQGVQFISVNTEDQVLEVSQADVKLQIGEKLTRGLGAGANPQVGEQAALESKEEIIKALQGADMVFITAGMGGGTGTGAAPIVAECAKEMGALTVAVVTKPFAFEGKRRKEQAEKGAAYLKEKVDTIITIPNDKLLQIIDKKTPLKDAFLVADDVLRQGVQGISDLITTTGLINLDFADVKTIMSDQGEAIMGIGVGSGENRAVEAVDSAIHSPLLEMGIDGAQSILLNVTGGPDISLYEINEAAEKVAEAVDPDANIIFGSVIDPDMEDSIRITVVATGFGKEPSSIPSFGQAGGLKAGDSKDAGGVEIPTWMR, encoded by the coding sequence ATGGCAGAGTTTGCAAATATAAAAGTAATTGGTGTCGGCGGCGGCGGAAACAACGCCGTCAACCGTATGATAGAAAGCGGTCTGCAGGGCGTGCAGTTCATTTCCGTGAATACGGAAGATCAGGTATTGGAAGTATCGCAGGCCGACGTTAAGCTCCAGATCGGCGAAAAACTGACGCGCGGCCTCGGCGCCGGCGCTAATCCTCAGGTCGGCGAACAGGCAGCTTTGGAAAGCAAGGAAGAAATCATCAAAGCCCTTCAGGGCGCCGATATGGTCTTCATCACGGCCGGCATGGGCGGCGGCACCGGCACGGGCGCAGCTCCTATCGTAGCGGAATGCGCTAAGGAAATGGGCGCGCTGACCGTCGCCGTCGTAACGAAGCCCTTTGCTTTTGAAGGCAAGCGCCGTAAGGAACAGGCTGAAAAGGGCGCGGCCTATCTGAAGGAAAAGGTCGATACGATCATCACGATTCCGAACGATAAGCTGCTCCAGATTATCGATAAAAAGACGCCGCTCAAAGACGCGTTCCTCGTAGCCGACGACGTTCTCCGTCAGGGCGTGCAGGGCATTTCCGATTTGATTACGACGACAGGCCTCATCAACCTGGACTTTGCCGACGTCAAGACGATTATGTCCGATCAGGGCGAAGCGATTATGGGCATCGGCGTAGGCTCCGGCGAAAACAGAGCCGTCGAAGCCGTCGACAGCGCGATCCACAGCCCGCTCCTGGAAATGGGCATTGACGGCGCGCAGAGCATCCTGCTCAACGTCACGGGCGGCCCGGATATCAGCTTGTATGAAATCAATGAAGCGGCGGAAAAAGTTGCCGAAGCTGTTGATCCTGATGCCAATATCATCTTCGGTTCCGTTATTGACCCGGATATGGAAGATTCGATTCGCATTACTGTCGTTGCGACTGGATTTGGCAAAGAACCGTCTTCGATTCCTTCCTTCGGACAGGCGGGCGGACTTAAAGCCGGGGATTCCAAAGATGCCGGCGGCGTAGAAATTCCTACGTGGATGAGATAA
- a CDS encoding glycosyltransferase family 9 protein, producing MINLRHKRIIVTFLMHLGDLVLITPFLQVLRRHAHGSDITLVVDEKVADVVRYNPNVDHIVTVDKKGKDNSVGALWRIGRELHKNHYDILINLHPNERTSFLAAAIQAKQFVGMSHFLIRPFMDTYTRLDRLHFHAADMYLNVLVQLGIDDYRNDGLQLVTCPAWDKTADDFYASQGVGPNDKLVGFNIGSAVPQKRWPPDRFAAVADYFADKGYTCVFFGGTMDEEMVGEAVSLMRHKPVVGTGKFSIGELAAAIRRCSLFITNDSGPMHIAVSQRVPLVALYGPSNPKFYGPYTDRAIVLESTTHYEVGKSMKKIIKEGKYKGISVIPLSQVIQAGEELLERYKEE from the coding sequence ATGATTAATTTGCGTCACAAACGAATTATCGTAACCTTCTTAATGCATTTAGGCGATTTGGTGCTGATTACGCCCTTTCTGCAGGTACTGCGCCGTCATGCTCACGGATCGGATATCACCCTCGTCGTTGACGAAAAAGTGGCCGACGTCGTGCGCTACAATCCGAACGTGGATCATATCGTGACTGTCGACAAAAAAGGCAAGGACAATTCAGTTGGCGCGCTGTGGCGTATTGGGCGGGAGCTGCACAAAAATCATTACGACATTTTGATAAATCTTCATCCTAATGAACGGACATCGTTTTTAGCGGCGGCCATCCAGGCGAAGCAGTTCGTCGGCATGAGTCATTTTTTGATTCGGCCTTTTATGGACACGTATACGCGGCTGGATCGCCTCCATTTTCACGCCGCCGATATGTATCTCAACGTGCTGGTTCAGCTGGGCATCGACGATTACCGAAACGACGGCCTGCAGCTGGTTACCTGCCCCGCATGGGATAAAACGGCCGATGATTTCTACGCGTCTCAGGGCGTAGGGCCGAATGATAAGCTCGTCGGCTTCAACATCGGCAGCGCCGTGCCCCAGAAACGCTGGCCTCCCGACCGGTTCGCCGCCGTCGCCGATTACTTTGCCGATAAAGGCTATACGTGCGTATTCTTTGGCGGTACGATGGACGAAGAGATGGTCGGCGAAGCCGTATCGCTGATGCGGCATAAACCTGTCGTAGGGACGGGAAAATTTTCGATCGGCGAACTGGCCGCTGCGATTAGGCGCTGCTCCCTGTTTATTACGAACGACAGCGGTCCTATGCACATTGCCGTAAGCCAGCGCGTACCCCTCGTCGCCTTGTACGGGCCGAGCAATCCCAAATTTTACGGGCCCTATACAGACCGGGCTATCGTATTGGAATCGACGACCCATTACGAAGTGGGCAAGAGCATGAAAAAAATCATTAAAGAAGGCAAATACAAAGGCATTTCCGTCATTCCTCTGAGCCAGGTAATACAGGCTGGAGAAGAATTGCTGGAGCGCTATAAAGAAGAATGA
- a CDS encoding glycosyltransferase family 9 protein, whose protein sequence is MKPYKNILIVKMSSLGDVLHALPTLYALRENCPDARIVWAVHKQFSAVLPGKPYIDDIVYIDKKGLKSLSYLKELRRTLHEYHFDMCLDLQGLAKSAIVAFCSGAKEKYGYWEMREGSFLVSKGLTGTHKFDHVIERYLDTVRALGGAVDGVEFPLPSVDAEKASLSGRFAADGMTGPYIAVVPGARWDVKEWPVPYWQEFLRRVVQGGMNVVLLGSGDDVPKGRAIAEGVASPRLFDYTGKTSLRELMAAIAMSRLYISADTGPLHIANALKKELIALFGPTCPDRTGPYGGARSEYIHMIISPTSAATQEQPLVDDPDCMKQISVDRVWETYTDIVKEADND, encoded by the coding sequence GTGAAACCATATAAGAATATCCTCATCGTCAAAATGAGTTCTCTCGGCGACGTGCTGCACGCCCTGCCGACGCTGTACGCCCTGCGGGAAAACTGCCCCGACGCGCGCATCGTCTGGGCTGTGCACAAGCAGTTTTCCGCCGTTTTGCCGGGCAAACCTTATATCGACGACATCGTGTATATCGATAAGAAGGGGCTGAAATCGCTGTCCTATTTGAAAGAGCTGCGCCGGACCTTGCACGAGTATCATTTTGATATGTGCCTCGATTTGCAGGGGCTGGCCAAAAGCGCGATCGTCGCCTTCTGCAGCGGCGCGAAGGAAAAGTACGGCTACTGGGAAATGCGCGAAGGCAGCTTTCTGGTCAGCAAAGGGCTGACGGGGACGCATAAATTCGATCACGTCATCGAACGGTATTTGGATACGGTACGCGCTTTAGGCGGCGCTGTAGACGGCGTCGAATTTCCTCTTCCGTCTGTCGACGCGGAAAAAGCGTCGCTTTCAGGGCGATTTGCTGCCGATGGCATGACGGGCCCTTATATTGCCGTCGTGCCCGGCGCGCGGTGGGACGTAAAGGAATGGCCTGTTCCGTATTGGCAGGAGTTTCTGCGCCGCGTTGTCCAAGGTGGCATGAACGTCGTCCTGTTGGGCAGCGGCGACGATGTGCCGAAGGGGAGGGCCATTGCCGAAGGCGTTGCGTCGCCGCGTCTGTTTGATTATACAGGAAAGACCAGTTTACGCGAGCTCATGGCGGCTATCGCCATGTCCCGCTTGTACATCAGTGCCGATACGGGGCCGCTGCATATTGCCAATGCCCTGAAGAAGGAGCTGATCGCCCTGTTTGGCCCGACCTGTCCGGATCGGACGGGGCCGTACGGCGGCGCCCGCAGCGAATACATCCATATGATTATTTCGCCTACGTCGGCGGCGACGCAGGAGCAGCCCCTCGTCGACGACCCGGACTGCATGAAACAGATATCCGTCGACAGGGTCTGGGAGACATATACGGACATCGTAAAGGAGGCAGATAATGATTAA
- the rfaD gene encoding ADP-glyceromanno-heptose 6-epimerase encodes MKIVTGGAGFIGSNIVKQLNNRGIDDIFIVDDLTDGRKCRNLQGLSFYDYMDYEDFDMQMADDTFDCGYIDVVFHEGACSDTMNYDGRYMMKNNYEGSKNLLRYCMQRKIPFLYASSASTYGSGKNGFREEPQCEQALNPYAYSKLQFDRFVRRVMPLAKSQIVGFRYFNVFGPQENHKDRMASLIFQKYNELQETGKITLFAGTAGYEDGGQIRDFIYVKDVVNVVFYFWEHPELSGIYNCGTGVGHTFNEFVQGIIDYCGKGHIEYVPFPEVLKGKYQSYTQADTQKLMKAGYDRGFTLLGEAVKEYCSILEKSGGYYE; translated from the coding sequence ATGAAAATCGTAACAGGCGGAGCCGGATTTATCGGCAGCAATATAGTAAAACAACTGAATAACCGGGGAATCGACGATATCTTCATCGTCGACGACTTGACGGACGGACGCAAATGCCGCAATCTGCAGGGCCTTTCGTTCTACGATTACATGGACTATGAAGATTTCGACATGCAGATGGCCGACGATACCTTTGACTGCGGCTATATCGACGTCGTATTCCATGAAGGAGCCTGCTCTGATACGATGAACTACGACGGCCGCTATATGATGAAGAACAATTACGAAGGCAGCAAGAACCTGCTGCGCTACTGCATGCAGCGCAAGATTCCCTTCCTGTATGCATCGTCGGCGTCGACCTACGGCAGCGGCAAGAACGGCTTCCGCGAAGAACCGCAGTGCGAGCAGGCTCTCAATCCCTACGCCTATTCCAAGCTGCAGTTCGACCGCTTCGTCCGCCGCGTCATGCCCTTGGCGAAGAGCCAGATCGTAGGCTTCCGGTACTTCAACGTCTTTGGGCCTCAGGAAAATCACAAGGACCGCATGGCGTCCCTCATTTTCCAAAAATACAACGAACTGCAGGAAACGGGCAAAATCACCTTGTTTGCCGGTACGGCGGGCTATGAGGACGGCGGCCAGATTCGCGATTTTATCTACGTCAAAGACGTCGTCAACGTCGTATTTTATTTCTGGGAACATCCGGAGCTGTCGGGCATTTACAACTGCGGCACCGGCGTAGGTCATACGTTCAATGAATTTGTCCAGGGCATCATCGATTACTGCGGCAAAGGGCATATCGAGTACGTCCCCTTCCCGGAAGTCCTTAAGGGAAAATATCAGAGCTATACCCAGGCTGATACGCAGAAGCTGATGAAGGCCGGCTATGACCGGGGCTTTACCCTTCTCGGCGAAGCGGTAAAGGAATACTGCAGCATCCTCGAAAAGAGCGGCGGGTATTACGAATGA